The Oxalobacteraceae bacterium OTU3CINTB1 genome includes a window with the following:
- a CDS encoding M14-type cytosolic carboxypeptidase — protein sequence MTIKISQNFDSGAIEVLRADSAATIELNLRKDSHADIHQWFHFRLQGARGQQVTMRFLNAGQATYAKGYENYQAVASYDSENWFRVPTTFDGAVMTIRHTPDLDSVYYAYFEPYSFERHLRLLGEVAENPLARVLDLGSTVDGRDMNLVVIGKPEAEKKIWFIARQHPGESMAEWFIEGLIDTLLDDSNPIARKLLQRCVFYIVPNMNPDGSVRGNLRTNAAGANLNREWMTPSAERSPEVLYVKQKMHETGIDMFFDIHGDEALPYNFVAGNEMLENFSDERRAKQQAFIDRYKNASPDFQDKVGYAASKYKEDMLTLASKYVGHHFGCLALTLEMPFKDNADLPDPHVGWNGARSAALGAAILQPILLSLDDY from the coding sequence ATGACCATCAAAATCAGCCAGAACTTCGACTCCGGCGCCATCGAGGTGCTGCGCGCCGACAGCGCCGCCACCATCGAACTAAACCTGCGCAAGGATTCGCACGCGGACATCCACCAGTGGTTCCATTTCCGCCTGCAGGGCGCGCGCGGCCAGCAGGTCACGATGCGCTTCCTCAACGCCGGCCAGGCCACCTACGCCAAGGGCTACGAGAACTACCAGGCCGTGGCCAGCTACGACAGCGAGAACTGGTTTCGCGTGCCGACCACCTTCGACGGCGCCGTGATGACGATCCGCCACACGCCGGACCTCGACAGCGTCTACTACGCCTACTTCGAGCCTTATTCGTTCGAGCGCCATCTGCGCCTGCTGGGCGAAGTGGCCGAGAATCCACTGGCGCGCGTTCTCGATCTGGGCAGCACGGTCGACGGCCGCGACATGAACCTGGTCGTCATCGGCAAGCCGGAAGCGGAAAAGAAAATCTGGTTCATCGCGCGCCAGCATCCGGGCGAATCGATGGCCGAATGGTTCATCGAAGGCCTGATCGATACGCTGCTGGACGACTCGAACCCGATCGCGCGCAAGCTGCTGCAGCGCTGCGTGTTCTACATCGTGCCGAACATGAACCCGGACGGTTCGGTGCGCGGCAACCTGCGCACCAACGCCGCCGGCGCCAACCTCAATCGCGAGTGGATGACGCCATCGGCCGAGCGCAGTCCGGAAGTGCTGTATGTGAAGCAGAAGATGCACGAGACGGGCATCGACATGTTCTTCGACATCCACGGCGACGAGGCGCTGCCTTACAACTTCGTGGCTGGTAACGAGATGCTGGAGAATTTCAGCGATGAGCGCCGCGCGAAACAGCAGGCCTTCATCGACCGCTACAAAAACGCCAGCCCGGACTTCCAGGACAAGGTCGGCTATGCGGCCAGCAAGTACAAGGAAGACATGCTGACCTTGGCGTCCAAGTATGTCGGCCACCACTTCGGATGCCTGGCGCTGACGTTGGAGATGCCCTTCAAGGACAACGCCGACCTGCCCGATCCGCACGTGGGCTGGAACGGTGCGCGCAGCGCGGCGCTGGGCGCGGCGATCCTGCAGCCGATCCTGCTGTCGCTGGACGATTACTGA
- the cphA gene encoding cyanophycin synthetase, whose translation MTKKKDIEVLRVTHLRGPNIWTYRPVIEAWLDIGELEKYPSNLLPGLYERLTAILPGLIVHRCGVGEVGGFLERLRDGTYAGHILEHVVLELQNLAGMKTGFGKTRQIGEDTGLYKMAFRTRQEQVGRAALEAGRDLLMAMIEDRPYDLTTKVAELTDMVESLCLGPSTANIVDAATDRKIPSIRLTDGNLVQLGHGAAQRRIWTAETEQTSAIAEGIASDKDLTKSLLASCGVPVPEGELVTSAEAAWSAAEDIGVPVVVKPYDGNHGRGVSLNLMTQSDVAKAYHLAAQKGGSKNVIVERFIPGDEHRLLVVGKRLIAAAGGESLWVTGDGKQNILELCNTQINTDPRRGEVEDAPLGVVKPHESGEIILELERQGMTWQSVPLEGQKVLIQPNGNVATDVTDRVHPQVAAMATLAARVVGLDIAGIDLVASDISRPLHEQGGAIIEVNASPGLLAHLKPANGEPRNVGAAIVDHLFAEEESGRMPIVGITGKHGTTMASRLIAWLLQISGKKVGLTCADGLFVNGRLLPRDGFSDWETGERLLLNKNVEAAVFESSARMILTEGLAYDKCAVGVVTDVSDFEELGEFYIDSADKLYGVLRTQVDVILPSGVAVLNAADEQVVDMARLCDGEVIFYGVDEHLAAIAGHRQDSERVVFQRADCIVMAKGHDEVASLPLSPLVPPEAVLAAIAAGWALGLTPDLIGAGLRTFDANPKRTHH comes from the coding sequence ATGACCAAGAAGAAAGACATTGAAGTCCTCCGCGTAACCCATTTGCGCGGTCCTAACATCTGGACCTATCGCCCGGTGATTGAGGCGTGGCTGGATATTGGCGAACTGGAAAAGTATCCGTCGAATTTGTTGCCAGGCTTGTATGAGCGCCTCACCGCGATCCTGCCTGGCCTGATCGTCCACCGCTGCGGCGTGGGCGAGGTCGGCGGCTTCCTCGAGCGGCTGCGCGACGGCACTTATGCCGGCCACATCCTCGAACACGTGGTGCTGGAGTTGCAGAACCTGGCCGGCATGAAGACCGGTTTCGGTAAAACGCGCCAGATCGGCGAGGACACCGGCTTGTACAAGATGGCCTTCCGCACCCGCCAGGAACAGGTCGGCCGCGCCGCGCTGGAGGCGGGACGCGACCTGCTGATGGCGATGATCGAGGACCGTCCCTACGATTTGACGACCAAAGTGGCCGAGCTGACCGACATGGTCGAGTCGCTGTGCCTGGGGCCGAGCACCGCCAACATCGTCGATGCGGCCACCGACCGCAAAATCCCGTCGATCCGCCTGACCGACGGCAACCTGGTGCAGCTGGGCCACGGCGCCGCGCAGCGCCGCATCTGGACCGCCGAAACCGAACAAACCAGCGCCATCGCCGAAGGCATCGCCAGCGACAAGGACCTGACCAAAAGCCTGCTCGCGTCGTGCGGCGTGCCGGTGCCGGAAGGTGAACTGGTCACCAGCGCGGAAGCGGCATGGTCGGCGGCCGAGGACATCGGCGTGCCGGTGGTGGTCAAGCCTTACGACGGCAATCACGGTCGCGGTGTGTCGCTCAACCTGATGACGCAGTCCGACGTGGCCAAGGCCTATCACCTGGCGGCGCAAAAGGGCGGCAGCAAGAACGTCATCGTCGAACGCTTCATCCCCGGCGACGAGCACCGCCTGCTGGTGGTGGGCAAACGCCTGATCGCCGCCGCCGGTGGCGAGTCGCTGTGGGTCACCGGCGACGGCAAGCAGAATATCCTCGAGTTGTGCAATACGCAGATCAACACCGATCCGCGCCGCGGCGAAGTCGAGGACGCGCCGCTGGGCGTGGTCAAGCCGCACGAATCGGGCGAGATCATCCTGGAGCTGGAGCGCCAGGGCATGACGTGGCAATCGGTGCCGCTGGAAGGCCAGAAAGTCTTGATCCAGCCGAACGGCAACGTCGCCACCGACGTCACCGACCGGGTGCATCCGCAGGTCGCCGCGATGGCTACCCTGGCCGCGCGCGTGGTCGGCCTGGACATCGCCGGCATCGATCTGGTGGCCTCGGATATTTCGCGTCCGCTGCACGAGCAGGGCGGCGCCATCATCGAAGTCAACGCCAGCCCGGGTTTGCTGGCGCACCTCAAGCCGGCCAACGGCGAACCGCGCAACGTCGGCGCGGCGATCGTCGACCATCTGTTCGCAGAAGAGGAAAGCGGCCGCATGCCGATCGTCGGCATCACCGGCAAGCACGGTACGACCATGGCTTCGCGCCTGATCGCCTGGCTGCTGCAAATCAGCGGCAAGAAGGTCGGCCTGACCTGCGCCGATGGTTTGTTCGTCAACGGCCGACTGCTGCCGCGCGACGGCTTCAGCGACTGGGAAACCGGCGAGCGCCTGCTGTTGAACAAAAACGTCGAGGCGGCGGTGTTCGAATCGAGCGCGCGCATGATCCTGACCGAGGGCCTGGCGTACGATAAATGCGCGGTCGGCGTGGTCACCGACGTCAGCGATTTCGAGGAACTGGGCGAGTTCTATATCGACAGCGCCGACAAACTGTATGGCGTGCTGCGCACCCAGGTCGACGTGATCCTGCCGAGCGGCGTGGCGGTGCTCAACGCCGCCGACGAACAGGTGGTGGACATGGCCCGCCTGTGCGATGGCGAAGTGATTTTCTACGGCGTCGACGAGCACCTTGCGGCCATCGCCGGACACCGCCAGGACAGCGAGCGCGTGGTGTTCCAAAGGGCTGATTGCATCGTCATGGCCAAGGGCCACGACGAGGTGGCGAGCCTGCCGCTGTCGCCGCTGGTGCCGCCGGAAGCCGTGCTGGCAGCGATCGCCGCCGGCTGGGCGCTGGGACTGACGCCGGATTTGATCGGCGCCGGCCTGCGCACCTTCGATGCGAATCCGAAGCGCACCCATCACTGA
- a CDS encoding catalase, with translation MSQPPITTASGIPVADNQNSVSAGRRGPLLLQDFHLIEKLQHFNRERIPERVVHAKGSGAYGTFTVTHDITKFTKAKLFSAIGKQTETFVRFSTVGGERGSADTERDPRGFAMRFYTEEGNWDLVGNNTPMFFIKDGIKFPDFIHTQKRDPQTNLKSPTMMFDFWSKTPESLHQVTMLFSDRGTPDGYRHMDGFGSHTFSLINDAGERVYCKWHLKTRQGIKNLPAAEASRLAGEDPDYAQRDLFGAIAAGDFPQWEVKLQVATEAELAAWEARTGWNPFDLTKVWPHKDFPLIPVGVFELNRNPLNYHAEVEQAALSPSNVVPGLGYSPDKMLQARLFAYHDAQLYRVGTNHQHLPVNAPRCPVHNQQRDGAMAIANGGAAQNYQPVESNGSNPQGLGHGEPALVLDGGAARFDGRGQEDDYTQAGNLFRLLPAEEKLNLFNNIAGPLSQVDAEIIARQLGHFDQADPAYGAGVRAALKVKGVNAD, from the coding sequence ATGAGCCAGCCACCTATCACCACCGCATCGGGCATCCCGGTAGCAGATAACCAGAACTCCGTCAGCGCGGGCCGGCGCGGCCCGCTGTTGCTGCAGGACTTCCACCTGATCGAGAAGCTGCAGCACTTCAACCGCGAACGCATCCCCGAGCGCGTGGTGCACGCCAAGGGTTCGGGCGCCTACGGCACCTTCACCGTCACCCACGACATCACCAAATTCACCAAGGCCAAGCTGTTCTCGGCCATCGGCAAGCAGACCGAAACCTTCGTGCGCTTCTCCACCGTTGGCGGTGAGCGGGGCAGCGCCGACACCGAACGCGATCCGCGCGGCTTCGCGATGCGCTTCTACACGGAAGAGGGCAACTGGGACTTGGTCGGCAACAACACGCCGATGTTCTTCATCAAGGACGGCATCAAGTTCCCGGACTTCATCCACACGCAAAAGCGCGACCCGCAGACCAATCTGAAGTCGCCGACGATGATGTTCGACTTCTGGAGCAAGACGCCCGAAAGCCTGCACCAGGTGACGATGCTGTTCTCGGATCGCGGCACGCCGGACGGCTACCGCCACATGGACGGTTTCGGCAGCCACACCTTCAGCTTGATCAACGATGCCGGCGAGCGTGTGTACTGCAAATGGCACCTGAAGACCAGGCAAGGTATCAAGAACCTGCCCGCCGCCGAAGCGAGCCGCCTGGCCGGTGAGGACCCGGACTACGCGCAGCGCGACCTGTTCGGCGCCATCGCCGCCGGCGATTTCCCGCAGTGGGAAGTGAAGCTGCAAGTGGCCACCGAGGCCGAACTGGCCGCGTGGGAAGCGCGCACCGGCTGGAATCCGTTCGACCTGACCAAGGTATGGCCGCACAAGGACTTCCCGCTGATTCCTGTCGGCGTGTTCGAGTTGAACCGCAATCCGCTGAACTACCATGCGGAAGTGGAGCAGGCTGCGTTGTCGCCGTCGAACGTGGTGCCGGGCCTGGGCTACTCGCCGGACAAGATGCTGCAGGCACGCCTGTTCGCCTACCACGACGCCCAGTTGTATCGCGTCGGCACCAACCACCAGCATCTGCCGGTGAACGCGCCGCGCTGTCCTGTGCATAACCAGCAGCGCGACGGCGCCATGGCGATCGCCAACGGCGGTGCGGCGCAGAACTACCAGCCGGTCGAATCGAACGGCAGCAATCCGCAGGGCCTGGGCCACGGCGAACCGGCGCTGGTTCTGGACGGCGGCGCGGCGCGCTTCGACGGTCGCGGCCAGGAGGACGACTACACGCAGGCCGGTAATCTGTTCCGCCTGCTGCCGGCCGAGGAGAAGCTCAACCTGTTCAACAACATCGCAGGTCCGTTGAGCCAAGTGGACGCCGAGATCATCGCCCGCCAGCTGGGTCACTTCGACCAGGCCGATCCGGCCTACGGCGCCGGCGTGCGCGCCGCGCTCAAGGTCAAGGGTGTGAACGCCGACTGA
- a CDS encoding CYTH domain-containing protein translates to MGVEIERKFLVRGDAWKSLGEPVFFRQGYLSSHKDRVVRVRIEGERAVMTIKGRNVGATRGEWEYEIPMADAVELLDGLCEQPLIEKYRRRIDFAGNVWEVDEFLGANAGLVVAEIELGSEDQVFDKPEWVMEEVTADLRYLNSSLISHPFSAW, encoded by the coding sequence GTGGGCGTCGAGATCGAGCGCAAGTTCCTGGTGCGCGGCGACGCGTGGAAGAGCCTTGGCGAGCCGGTGTTTTTCCGCCAGGGCTATCTGTCGTCGCACAAGGATCGGGTGGTGCGGGTGCGCATCGAGGGCGAGCGGGCGGTGATGACGATCAAGGGCCGCAACGTCGGCGCCACGCGCGGCGAGTGGGAGTACGAGATCCCGATGGCCGACGCGGTCGAGCTGCTCGACGGTTTGTGCGAGCAGCCGCTGATCGAAAAATACCGCCGCCGCATCGACTTCGCCGGCAATGTGTGGGAGGTCGATGAGTTCCTCGGCGCCAATGCGGGGCTGGTGGTGGCGGAGATCGAATTGGGCTCGGAGGATCAAGTCTTCGACAAGCCGGAATGGGTGATGGAAGAGGTCACGGCCGACTTGCGCTACCTCAATTCAAGCCTGATTAGCCATCCGTTTTCGGCTTGGTAG
- the cphA gene encoding cyanophycin synthetase — protein sequence MEVQRTRALRGPNLWSHHTAVEVIVSCPPEEQSIALLPGFEQRLHARFPAIGALRTTGRADDVPLARVLEVAILSLQAQAGCPVTFSRTSATLDEGIYQTVVEYTEEAVGRLAVTLAENLINSALADTPFDLTGALNELRDLDEDVRLGPSTGAIVSAAVARDIPIRRLTEGSMVMFGWGSKQRRIQAAEMDSTSAIGEAIAQDKELTKKLLHAAGVPVPIGRSVEDVEDAWAAAQEIGLPVVVKPKDGNQGKGVTVNVMTKEQLAQAFNTAREFRDDIMVERYLPGHDFRLLVIGNKLIAAARRDPPQVVGDGTHTVRELVNIVNADPRRGSGHSTSLTKIRFDDIALARLALQDLDADSIPAKGQRVILRNNANLSTGGTATDVTDDVHPEVAARAVEAAQMIGLDICGVDVVCEGVLQPFDNQRGGVVEVNAAPGLRMHIAPSYGKGRAVGEAIVNTMFAPGENGRIPVVAVTGTNGKTTTVRLIAHLLTASGLRTGMTNTDGVYIEGRQTDSGDCSGPRSARNVLLHPDVDAAVFETARGGVLREGLAFDRCQVAVVTNIGSGDHLGLNYITTVEDLAVLKRVIVQNVSESGFAVLNAVDPIVAGMAATCRGKVIFFGADRGHPVIATHRAQGSRTVYVEDGHIVAAEGKELNKIALSQVPITRNGAIGFQVENVMASVAAAWGVGISWDAIRLGLKTFANDSDNAPGRFNVFDYKGATVIADYGHNPDAILALVQAVETMPARRRGVVISGAGDRRDQDIKQQTEILGRAFDDVILYEDQCQRGRVDGEVVALLRSGLSGAPRTSHIEEIYGEFLAIDTALARLGEGDLCLILIDQVEDALAHIAKRIAEV from the coding sequence ATGGAAGTTCAACGTACCCGTGCCCTTCGCGGCCCCAATCTCTGGAGCCATCACACGGCGGTCGAAGTCATCGTCTCCTGTCCTCCCGAGGAGCAGTCGATCGCGCTGCTGCCAGGTTTCGAGCAGCGCCTGCATGCGCGCTTCCCGGCCATCGGCGCGCTGCGCACGACCGGCCGCGCCGACGACGTGCCGCTGGCCCGCGTGCTGGAAGTGGCGATCCTGAGCCTGCAGGCGCAAGCCGGCTGCCCGGTGACCTTCAGCCGCACCAGCGCTACCCTGGACGAGGGTATCTACCAGACCGTGGTCGAATATACCGAGGAAGCGGTGGGCCGCCTGGCCGTCACGCTGGCCGAAAACCTGATCAATTCGGCCCTGGCCGACACCCCGTTCGACCTGACCGGCGCGCTGAACGAACTGCGCGACCTCGATGAGGATGTGCGCCTTGGCCCGAGCACCGGCGCCATCGTCAGCGCCGCCGTCGCCCGCGACATTCCGATCCGCCGCCTGACCGAGGGCAGCATGGTGATGTTCGGCTGGGGTTCGAAACAGCGCCGCATCCAGGCCGCCGAGATGGACAGCACCAGCGCCATCGGCGAAGCGATCGCGCAGGACAAGGAACTGACCAAGAAGCTGCTGCACGCGGCTGGCGTGCCGGTGCCCATCGGCCGCTCGGTCGAGGATGTCGAAGACGCCTGGGCCGCCGCGCAGGAGATCGGCCTGCCGGTGGTGGTCAAGCCGAAGGACGGCAACCAGGGCAAGGGCGTCACCGTCAACGTGATGACCAAGGAACAGCTGGCGCAGGCCTTCAACACCGCGCGCGAATTCCGCGACGACATCATGGTCGAGCGTTATCTGCCGGGCCACGATTTCCGCCTGCTCGTCATCGGCAACAAGTTGATCGCCGCAGCGCGCCGCGATCCGCCGCAAGTGGTCGGCGACGGCACCCACACGGTGCGTGAACTGGTCAACATCGTCAACGCCGATCCGCGCCGCGGCAGCGGCCATTCGACTTCGCTGACCAAGATCCGCTTCGACGACATCGCGCTGGCGCGCCTGGCGCTGCAGGACCTGGACGCGGACTCGATTCCGGCCAAGGGCCAGCGCGTGATCCTGCGTAACAACGCCAACCTGTCGACCGGCGGCACCGCCACCGACGTCACCGACGACGTGCACCCGGAAGTGGCGGCGCGCGCGGTCGAGGCGGCGCAGATGATCGGCCTCGATATCTGCGGCGTCGACGTGGTGTGCGAAGGCGTGCTGCAACCGTTCGACAACCAGCGCGGCGGCGTGGTGGAAGTGAACGCCGCCCCCGGCCTGCGCATGCACATCGCGCCGTCGTACGGCAAGGGCCGCGCGGTCGGCGAGGCGATCGTCAACACCATGTTCGCGCCGGGCGAGAACGGCCGCATTCCCGTGGTGGCGGTCACTGGCACCAACGGCAAGACCACCACCGTGCGTTTGATCGCCCACCTGCTGACGGCCAGCGGCCTGCGCACCGGCATGACCAACACCGATGGCGTCTACATCGAAGGCCGCCAGACCGACAGCGGCGATTGCAGTGGTCCGCGCAGCGCGCGCAACGTGCTGCTGCATCCGGATGTGGACGCGGCGGTGTTCGAAACCGCGCGCGGCGGCGTGCTGCGCGAAGGCCTGGCCTTCGACCGCTGCCAGGTGGCCGTGGTCACCAACATCGGCAGCGGCGACCACCTCGGTTTGAACTACATCACCACGGTCGAAGACCTGGCGGTGCTCAAGCGCGTGATCGTGCAGAACGTCTCCGAAAGCGGCTTCGCGGTGCTCAACGCGGTCGATCCGATCGTCGCCGGCATGGCGGCCACCTGCCGTGGCAAGGTGATTTTCTTCGGCGCCGATCGTGGCCATCCGGTGATCGCCACCCATCGCGCGCAGGGCAGCCGCACCGTATACGTCGAGGACGGCCACATCGTCGCGGCCGAGGGCAAGGAGTTGAACAAGATCGCGCTGTCGCAGGTGCCGATCACCCGCAACGGCGCCATCGGCTTCCAGGTCGAAAACGTGATGGCCTCCGTGGCCGCCGCGTGGGGCGTGGGCATCAGCTGGGACGCGATCCGTCTCGGCCTGAAAACCTTCGCCAACGATTCGGACAACGCGCCGGGCCGTTTCAACGTGTTCGATTACAAGGGCGCGACCGTGATCGCCGACTACGGCCACAATCCGGACGCCATCCTGGCGCTGGTGCAGGCGGTGGAAACCATGCCGGCCAGGCGCCGTGGGGTGGTGATCTCCGGCGCCGGCGACCGCCGCGACCAGGACATCAAGCAGCAGACCGAGATCCTCGGCCGCGCCTTTGATGATGTGATCCTGTACGAAGACCAGTGCCAGCGCGGGCGGGTCGACGGCGAAGTGGTGGCGCTGCTGCGTTCGGGCCTGAGCGGTGCGCCGCGCACCTCGCACATCGAGGAGATCTACGGCGAGTTCCTGGCCATCGACACGGCGCTGGCGCGTTTGGGCGAGGGCGACCTGTGCCTGATCCTGATCGACCAGGTGGAAGACGCGCTGGCGCACATCGCCAAGCGCATCGCGGAGGTTTAA
- a CDS encoding DUF2863 family protein: MRRPSKDSSHKLSVESQRLVTYAQAVGQAASRLEERSWEHNLDAQLQKLLKTGHQDTIDATLNALFKEDLNAYDVLMDGVEAVSESSSITIDTADGVAKQYDVLLVAAPILAWTRFSIASGAIPADILQTLSAHFSAHLLADGTRMAMSPTLFSIDQLPRSHVETYGKVHKLAQAAIKGTVLKADTKVPETAPFLADTRYLLVAVVAPAGAPLFRWQMPSNQSNFANERATALEQWREQVTPTVTRLLPGCGIELLLPEAYYMACREADKLIRPVSIRAAVHYLTHTLAVEPSELRAVIAGFGEENADGQIDEYRVAFTQRSTPDVIYGVVWPLYGQEDEEGTPPEGPLQGGPGGVVQKPVTPVEEIVAHLNAAGITQIKKHAERYVAEFCDDCGAPLFADPVGELAHAEMPEDAPSGTEHFH; encoded by the coding sequence AGGCGGTCGGTCAGGCGGCCAGCCGGCTTGAAGAGCGGTCGTGGGAACACAACCTCGATGCACAGCTCCAGAAACTCCTCAAGACCGGTCACCAGGACACCATCGACGCCACGCTCAACGCGCTGTTCAAGGAAGACTTGAACGCCTACGACGTGCTCATGGATGGCGTCGAAGCGGTCAGCGAATCGAGCAGCATCACCATCGACACCGCCGACGGCGTGGCCAAGCAATACGACGTGCTGCTGGTGGCCGCGCCGATCCTGGCGTGGACCCGCTTCTCGATCGCCTCGGGTGCGATTCCGGCCGACATCCTGCAAACCTTGTCGGCGCATTTCAGCGCCCACCTGCTGGCCGACGGCACCCGCATGGCGATGTCGCCGACCCTGTTCTCGATCGACCAGCTGCCGCGCAGCCACGTCGAAACCTACGGCAAGGTGCACAAGCTGGCGCAAGCCGCCATCAAGGGCACGGTGCTCAAGGCCGACACCAAGGTGCCGGAGACGGCGCCGTTCCTGGCCGACACGCGCTACCTGCTGGTGGCGGTCGTGGCCCCGGCCGGCGCCCCGCTGTTCCGCTGGCAGATGCCGTCGAATCAAAGCAACTTCGCCAACGAGCGCGCCACGGCGCTGGAGCAATGGCGCGAGCAGGTCACGCCGACGGTCACCCGTCTGCTGCCCGGCTGCGGCATCGAGCTGCTGCTGCCGGAAGCCTACTACATGGCCTGCCGCGAGGCGGACAAGCTGATCCGTCCGGTGTCGATCCGCGCCGCCGTGCACTACCTGACGCATACCCTGGCGGTCGAACCGTCGGAGCTGCGCGCGGTGATCGCCGGCTTCGGCGAGGAAAACGCCGACGGCCAGATCGACGAGTACCGCGTGGCCTTCACGCAGCGCTCGACGCCGGACGTGATCTACGGCGTGGTGTGGCCGCTGTACGGACAGGAAGACGAGGAAGGCACGCCGCCGGAAGGTCCGCTGCAAGGCGGTCCGGGCGGTGTAGTGCAGAAGCCGGTCACGCCGGTGGAAGAGATCGTCGCGCACCTGAACGCGGCCGGCATCACGCAGATCAAGAAGCACGCCGAGCGTTATGTGGCCGAGTTCTGCGACGATTGCGGCGCGCCGCTGTTCGCCGACCCGGTCGGGGAATTGGCGCATGCCGAAATGCCGGAAGACGCGCCCAGCGGCACCGAGCATTTCCATTAA